The Mesobacillus jeotgali genome window below encodes:
- a CDS encoding MFS transporter produces MESPSQITKRNEKNSIINGVASTVVMSMSNNYFALFAIGVLGATNYQIGLISSLPQIVGMFAMILGTVIMGRLQEKKRFTSLSILFTRLFLLGMFFVIYLPEEYRAWAFVLLIGLMNLPGSFAMLSWQSFIGDLISDSRRSGFFSERNRILTIAGMVTTLLIGIGLQWFDKTNPLPYQILFILAFLFGIMEIFYLNRHIEPKKDIVTDKKRFNFGWDAYQHKPFIYFLICGLFFNFAWQLAWPLFNIYNIKVAHMTGFWISIITVANQVGQIISFKWWGRMADKHSNAKMLAITAVGMASAPFLTILSTNMYYLTFVNFSSGLFVSGTVLLLFNQLLEVTKEQNRGSFIAQYNILLAIIGFIAPQVGVYLLQLSSIHTAMNLASILRLVSGAVFLLFYIYMKKRYFNSNNVAVQKA; encoded by the coding sequence ATGGAAAGTCCTTCACAAATAACAAAGAGGAATGAAAAGAATAGCATTATAAACGGTGTGGCTTCTACGGTTGTTATGAGTATGAGCAATAACTACTTTGCCTTGTTTGCCATTGGGGTCCTTGGTGCTACGAATTATCAAATTGGTTTAATCAGTTCTCTGCCCCAAATTGTCGGCATGTTCGCCATGATTCTCGGCACAGTGATCATGGGCAGGCTTCAGGAAAAAAAGAGGTTCACCAGTCTCTCGATTTTGTTCACTCGTTTATTTTTGCTTGGAATGTTCTTTGTCATATATTTGCCGGAAGAGTACAGGGCCTGGGCGTTTGTTTTGCTCATTGGTTTAATGAATCTTCCCGGATCATTCGCGATGCTTAGCTGGCAGTCATTTATCGGGGATCTCATTTCAGACAGCCGCAGAAGCGGTTTCTTCAGTGAGAGGAACAGGATCCTGACCATTGCTGGTATGGTTACGACATTGCTAATTGGAATCGGGCTGCAATGGTTTGATAAAACTAATCCGCTGCCATATCAAATACTTTTCATTCTCGCATTTCTATTTGGGATTATGGAAATTTTCTATTTAAATAGACATATAGAGCCGAAGAAAGATATTGTAACAGACAAGAAACGGTTTAATTTTGGCTGGGATGCATACCAGCATAAACCATTCATTTACTTCTTGATCTGCGGGTTGTTTTTCAACTTCGCCTGGCAGTTAGCCTGGCCTTTGTTCAATATCTATAACATTAAAGTGGCGCATATGACGGGTTTTTGGATCAGTATCATTACAGTGGCGAATCAGGTAGGCCAAATCATCAGCTTCAAATGGTGGGGAAGAATGGCTGACAAGCACAGCAATGCTAAAATGCTGGCGATAACAGCTGTTGGGATGGCATCAGCGCCATTCCTTACGATACTTTCAACCAATATGTATTATCTAACCTTCGTCAATTTTTCTTCTGGTCTGTTTGTTTCGGGAACAGTGCTTCTGTTATTTAATCAGCTTCTTGAAGTGACGAAGGAGCAAAACCGCGGAAGCTTCATAGCTCAATACAATATCCTTTTAGCGATTATTGGCTTTATCGCACCGCAAGTAGGAGTATACTTGCTCCAATTAAGTTCAATCCATACAGCTATGAATCTCGCATCAATTTTACGGTTGGTCTCCGGAGCGGTATTTTTACTATTCTATATTTACATGAAAAAACGATACTTCAACAGTAACAATGTGGCGGTCCAAAAAGCATAA
- a CDS encoding ZIP family metal transporter, producing the protein MAEAFLGIVISAMATGLGAIPVLFLNNVSSRLKSLLLGYASGIMMAATTFSLIPEAMKASNIWVLSFGMLLGTFILNFINSKTEDLDTSDLKFLSGVDRKTLVIITAITLHNLPEGLSVGVSYGTGEGNLGAIIAFAIGLQNAPEGFLVGLYLIHQEMTRMKALLIATFTGAVEIVTAAIGYFLASEVDGLVPYGLSFAAGAMLFVIYKELIPESQEDHHVKFPTYSFIIGLISMLSLTLHFG; encoded by the coding sequence ATGGCAGAGGCTTTTTTGGGAATTGTCATCTCGGCGATGGCAACAGGTCTAGGAGCGATCCCAGTTTTATTTCTAAATAATGTCTCATCAAGGTTAAAGTCATTGCTTCTCGGATATGCATCGGGGATTATGATGGCGGCGACTACCTTCAGTTTGATACCAGAAGCTATGAAAGCATCAAATATTTGGGTCTTATCCTTCGGTATGTTATTAGGTACATTTATTCTGAATTTTATCAATTCGAAGACAGAAGACCTGGATACTAGTGATTTAAAATTTTTATCAGGTGTCGATCGAAAAACATTGGTCATCATTACAGCCATCACATTGCATAACTTGCCTGAAGGACTGTCAGTCGGGGTAAGTTATGGAACCGGAGAAGGTAATCTGGGTGCAATCATTGCTTTTGCAATTGGCCTGCAAAATGCACCGGAAGGATTCCTGGTTGGGCTTTATTTAATCCATCAGGAAATGACCAGAATGAAGGCCCTATTGATCGCTACTTTTACTGGGGCTGTTGAAATAGTAACAGCAGCAATTGGATACTTCCTTGCATCTGAAGTGGATGGTCTCGTTCCCTATGGCTTGAGTTTTGCCGCTGGGGCAATGCTATTTGTTATCTATAAAGAATTGATACCAGAAAGCCAGGAGGATCATCATGTTAAATTCCCAACGTATTCCTTTATCATTGGCTTGATATCCATGCTCTCTCTCACATTGCACTTCGGGTAA
- a CDS encoding CBO0543 family protein — MYLAIVVAVLLVLAYFFVDWNRWKDFYPTIQFYIMCNLLYNFIFFNHTLWAYNPSTSWLNHSIIDLTFSLIIIPIILMIYLKYIPKAFKNALFYILAWVANFTVTEYFFQRAGLFIYENGWGIFNSAFFNVIMFSVLGLHFKRPLHAILLSIPIIAILLFFHHPSFGDLK, encoded by the coding sequence ATGTATCTTGCTATTGTAGTAGCGGTCCTTCTGGTGCTTGCTTATTTTTTTGTGGATTGGAACCGATGGAAGGATTTCTATCCAACGATTCAATTTTATATAATGTGCAATTTATTGTATAACTTCATATTCTTCAATCATACTTTATGGGCATATAATCCAAGTACATCATGGCTGAATCACTCAATCATTGATTTAACCTTCAGTTTGATCATTATCCCAATCATTTTAATGATTTATCTTAAATACATTCCTAAAGCCTTTAAGAATGCGTTGTTCTATATATTAGCATGGGTAGCTAATTTTACTGTCACTGAATACTTTTTTCAAAGAGCCGGTTTGTTCATTTATGAAAATGGTTGGGGCATCTTTAATTCAGCATTCTTTAATGTCATTATGTTCTCCGTCCTCGGCCTCCATTTTAAAAGACCTTTACATGCCATATTGCTATCAATCCCAATTATAGCAATTTTACTTTTTTTCCATCATCCTTCATTCGGCGACTTGAAGTAA
- the corA gene encoding magnesium/cobalt transporter CorA gives MIRTISVSPSGDIQTGQSLESLVSNPGNWYWIDFNEPTDEEIQLLNSPLQFHPLSIEDCIHTLQRPKLDYYDDYHFFVFQALHGESMQKEEVDLFLGHNYIVTYHSVSTSEVDEVWRRLEHAKVPGEWNPSIVLYHILDKIVDNYFPHVYRIEDLLNEIDENSADRSMEDLLEDLFDTRHELLSLRHTITPMRDLVYRMINSHRLSGVLEQKEYFADIHDHLLRLAEKVEASRELTTDIRDAYLSMNSHETNRVMKVLTVITTIFMPLTFIAGVYGMNFENMPELSWQYGYFGALFAMFAIGVTMFFWFRKKGWFK, from the coding sequence ATGATACGTACAATTTCCGTTAGTCCTTCAGGTGATATTCAAACAGGTCAAAGCCTTGAGTCATTGGTATCAAACCCTGGTAATTGGTACTGGATTGATTTCAATGAACCTACAGATGAAGAGATCCAATTATTGAACTCTCCGCTACAATTTCACCCCTTATCCATTGAAGACTGTATCCATACACTTCAAAGGCCTAAGCTGGACTATTATGATGACTATCACTTTTTTGTTTTTCAGGCATTGCATGGAGAGTCTATGCAGAAAGAGGAGGTTGATCTATTCCTAGGACACAACTATATCGTAACGTACCATAGTGTCAGTACGAGTGAAGTGGATGAAGTCTGGAGGAGATTAGAGCACGCAAAGGTGCCTGGTGAGTGGAACCCTTCTATTGTTCTTTATCATATTTTAGATAAGATAGTCGACAATTATTTTCCTCACGTCTACCGCATTGAAGATTTATTGAATGAAATAGATGAGAATTCAGCCGACCGGTCGATGGAGGATCTGCTTGAAGATTTATTCGATACAAGACATGAATTGCTCTCATTGAGGCATACTATCACTCCAATGAGAGATTTAGTGTACAGGATGATAAATTCCCACCGCTTATCTGGAGTCCTGGAACAAAAAGAATATTTTGCGGATATCCATGACCATTTATTGAGGTTAGCCGAAAAAGTAGAGGCGAGTCGTGAATTGACAACAGACATCCGGGACGCCTATTTATCGATGAATTCACATGAAACGAACCGAGTGATGAAAGTACTTACAGTCATAACAACCATTTTCATGCCGCTGACCTTCATCGCTGGGGTATATGGAATGAATTTCGAGAATATGCCTGAACTCTCCTGGCAATATGGTTACTTCGGAGCATTGTTCGCCATGTTTGCTATCGGAGTGACCATGTTCTTCTGGTTCAGGAAAAAGGGCTGGTTCAAGTAA
- a CDS encoding IS3 family transposase (programmed frameshift), which translates to MAKKGQQFQRYTNEFKQKAVLTYVNGSKSYKVVAEELGIRNCTQLKVWVKKWMNGQSFDERRGVSNPLKGRPRTNFKTVEEERDYLKAQVEYLKKQLSKSGKGGEDITRQAKYEIIEGLRGKYPVTWLMEIARIKRASYYKWKATLPQREERFKQEQDVREHIMAIHFIHPEFGRPRITDWLKESDFLINHKKVYRLMKEMGIQSVIRKKRKRHGHTPSVICPNRLKRNFKAVGPNQKMATDITYVSDGKEFYYLSVIQDLFNNEIVAWQISKRNDLELVLKTVDEWTNKKDVAGAVLHSDQGFQYTSKTYNNRLETFGVKGSHSRKGNCLDNACVESFFSHLKSEKLYIAQCKSEEEIRQAIEEFIYHYNYKRTQKKLKKRAPIEYRHALAA; encoded by the exons ATGGCTAAGAAAGGACAACAGTTTCAACGTTATACAAATGAATTCAAACAGAAAGCAGTATTAACATACGTTAATGGATCTAAAAGTTATAAGGTAGTGGCCGAAGAGTTAGGGATCCGCAATTGTACACAGCTTAAAGTATGGGTAAAGAAGTGGATGAACGGACAGTCATTTGATGAGCGGCGTGGAGTATCAAACCCTTTAAAAGGAAGGCCACGTACTAACTTTAAAACGGTGGAAGAAGAAAGAGATTATTTGAAGGCACAGGTAGAATACTTAAAAAAGCAGT TATCCAAATCTGGTAAAGGAGGAGAAGACATCACCCGTCAGGCAAAATATGAAATCATTGAAGGGTTAAGGGGGAAATACCCTGTCACCTGGTTAATGGAAATCGCCAGAATCAAGCGTGCCTCTTACTATAAGTGGAAAGCAACTCTGCCACAACGCGAGGAAAGGTTCAAACAAGAACAGGATGTACGAGAACATATAATGGCCATTCATTTTATTCATCCAGAGTTCGGGCGTCCTCGAATAACAGATTGGTTAAAGGAAAGTGACTTTTTGATCAACCATAAAAAAGTGTACAGGTTGATGAAGGAGATGGGCATACAGTCGGTGATCCGGAAGAAAAGGAAACGCCATGGCCATACACCTTCAGTTATATGTCCAAATCGCCTAAAGAGAAATTTCAAAGCGGTGGGTCCAAATCAGAAAATGGCAACAGATATCACATATGTTTCTGACGGCAAAGAGTTTTATTACCTGTCGGTCATTCAAGATCTATTCAACAATGAAATCGTGGCATGGCAAATATCCAAACGAAATGATTTAGAACTCGTATTAAAAACTGTTGATGAATGGACAAATAAAAAGGACGTAGCTGGAGCCGTTCTCCATTCGGATCAAGGCTTCCAGTATACGTCCAAGACATACAACAATAGGTTAGAGACATTCGGCGTCAAGGGCAGCCACTCTCGCAAAGGAAACTGCCTTGATAACGCATGCGTAGAATCATTCTTCTCACATCTCAAATCCGAAAAGTTGTATATAGCACAGTGTAAATCAGAAGAGGAAATACGGCAAGCAATCGAAGAATTCATCTATCATTACAATTACAAACGGACTCAAAAGAAATTAAAGAAACGCGCGCCGATTGAGTATCGACACGCGTTAGCTGCGTAG
- the spoIIP gene encoding stage II sporulation protein P, with protein sequence MAGIFVNFYRKMLSALIIVVCTFSFFLIAGFISSSNISIFKFKVNGDIGAEVFLRIISYENPLIGHALTGSNADLPIFSTGFKLLTNIEMNDIRSLVRTEIPGFMAFDSNFLIADEGVDFTDIPIESAPPMEVLLQERDMAAKELKELNNGKIYNGASPTEKSVFIYHTHSWESYLPLLGLEGAENENEAVDGKTNITIVGDLLGQELEKRGIGASVDKTNIGQELDKKGWLTHKSYEISRSLVQEAMAGNKELEYFIDLHRDSVRKDSTTTTINNEPYARLVFVIGEENKNFQKNLKFANELHKILNKEYPGISKGVLPKKGIGVDGIYNQDLHANTLVVEVGGVDNNMKELKNTIAALAEAISQIYWKAEEVNG encoded by the coding sequence ATGGCTGGAATATTCGTCAATTTTTATAGGAAGATGTTATCTGCTTTAATTATAGTTGTTTGCACGTTCAGCTTTTTCCTAATAGCCGGTTTTATATCGTCCTCAAACATCAGCATTTTTAAATTCAAGGTGAACGGAGATATTGGAGCAGAGGTTTTCTTAAGAATCATAAGTTACGAAAACCCTTTAATCGGACATGCATTGACAGGATCCAATGCTGATTTACCTATATTTTCTACAGGCTTTAAATTGCTTACAAATATTGAAATGAATGATATTAGGAGTCTGGTCAGGACTGAAATACCGGGGTTTATGGCATTCGATTCTAACTTCCTTATTGCGGATGAAGGTGTAGATTTCACGGATATTCCGATCGAATCTGCACCCCCAATGGAAGTTCTGCTGCAAGAAAGGGATATGGCAGCAAAAGAATTGAAGGAGCTGAACAACGGCAAAATTTACAACGGTGCTTCCCCAACAGAAAAATCGGTATTCATTTATCATACTCACAGTTGGGAATCATACCTGCCTTTGCTTGGGCTAGAGGGTGCCGAGAATGAAAATGAAGCTGTTGATGGCAAGACGAACATCACCATTGTTGGTGATTTGCTCGGACAGGAATTGGAAAAGCGAGGGATTGGGGCCAGCGTGGATAAGACTAATATTGGCCAGGAATTAGACAAGAAAGGCTGGCTGACACATAAGTCATATGAGATTTCACGTTCATTGGTTCAAGAGGCGATGGCTGGCAACAAGGAATTAGAATATTTTATTGATCTTCATCGGGATTCTGTCAGGAAGGATTCGACCACAACAACGATCAATAATGAGCCTTATGCCAGATTAGTTTTTGTAATAGGCGAAGAAAATAAGAACTTCCAGAAGAACCTGAAGTTTGCAAACGAGCTTCATAAAATCCTGAATAAGGAATATCCAGGTATTAGCAAGGGAGTCTTGCCAAAAAAGGGAATCGGAGTTGATGGAATTTATAATCAAGATTTGCATGCAAATACGTTAGTAGTTGAGGTCGGCGGTGTTGACAACAATATGAAGGAATTAAAGAATACAATAGCAGCGTTAGCAGAGGCGATCAGCCAGATTTACTGGAAGGCGGAAGAGGTAAATGGCTGA
- a CDS encoding magnesium transporter CorA family protein, which yields MLEIYKSSEERHLLCVEEISKGCWVNMVHPSEDEILRVANETGVAVDFIKDALDDEERPRIEKEDGMVYIIVDYPYITHDESGFPIYETIPVGIIQTPYCIITVSLKETPVLNEFKSNRVKEFYTFKKTRFALQILYVISIYYLRYLKQINKKTNEIERELHQSMKNKELYAFLALEKSLVYFTTSLKSNKVVLAKIMRFNYLKMYEEDKDLLEDVIIENTQAIEMAETYSSILSGMMDAFASIISNNLNMVMKFLTSITIILSFPTMVASFYGMNVDLPFQHYPYAFFLAIGMAVLLAGLTAFIFWKKKYF from the coding sequence ATGCTTGAAATCTATAAAAGCAGTGAAGAAAGACATTTACTATGTGTGGAAGAAATCTCAAAAGGCTGCTGGGTTAATATGGTTCATCCTTCTGAGGATGAAATACTAAGAGTAGCGAATGAAACTGGAGTAGCAGTGGATTTTATTAAGGATGCCCTTGATGATGAAGAGCGTCCAAGGATTGAAAAGGAAGATGGAATGGTCTATATAATTGTTGACTATCCCTATATCACGCATGATGAATCTGGCTTCCCAATCTATGAAACTATTCCTGTCGGGATCATTCAAACTCCGTACTGTATCATAACTGTTTCCTTGAAAGAGACACCTGTATTGAATGAATTCAAATCAAACAGAGTCAAGGAATTTTATACTTTTAAAAAAACGAGATTTGCCCTGCAAATCCTATACGTGATTTCGATCTACTATTTGCGGTACCTGAAACAAATCAATAAAAAGACGAATGAGATTGAGCGCGAGCTGCATCAGTCAATGAAAAACAAGGAATTGTATGCATTCCTCGCATTAGAAAAAAGCTTGGTTTACTTCACGACCTCACTTAAATCAAATAAAGTCGTACTTGCCAAAATCATGCGATTCAATTATTTGAAAATGTACGAAGAGGACAAGGATTTGTTGGAGGATGTCATCATTGAAAATACCCAGGCTATTGAAATGGCTGAGACATACAGTTCGATTTTAAGCGGAATGATGGATGCGTTTGCCTCTATTATTTCTAATAACCTTAATATGGTGATGAAATTCTTAACATCAATTACCATCATTCTATCGTTTCCGACGATGGTGGCAAGTTTCTACGGTATGAACGTTGATCTACCATTTCAGCACTATCCCTATGCATTTTTCCTCGCAATCGGTATGGCTGTTTTATTGGCAGGATTAACTGCATTCATTTTCTGGAAAAAGAAATACTTCTAA
- a CDS encoding alkaline phosphatase, producing the protein MNNNFKKKLIPFAVVSTLAIGGLSGAFTADAKESPKQNNAKIKNVIFMIGDGMGVSYTSAYRYLKDDPNTKLAEGTEFDKYLVGQQSTYAEDPEQNITDSASSATAMSAGVKTYNAAIGVDNDKSDVKTVLESAKEQGKATGLVATSEITHATPASFGAHDESRRNMNAIAEDYYDDLINGEHKVDVLLGGGTDLFVQEDRNLIEEFQHDGYSFASTKEQLASDNNEKILGLFAPRGLPKMIDRTEDIPSLEEMTKSAIERLNKDKDGFFLMVEGSQIDWSGHDNDIVGAMSEMEDYEKAFKAAIDFAKKDKHTLVIATADHSTGGYSIGADGIYNWFPEPIKAAKRTPDFMAAEIADGADIEETLSNYIDLELTSEEIDSVKAAAQGDVTEIDNAIEEIFNKRSHTGWTTSGHTGEDVNVYAFGPTREALSGKIENTDLAKHVFSILQNGNKEIVIEDK; encoded by the coding sequence ATGAATAATAACTTCAAAAAGAAATTGATTCCATTTGCTGTCGTATCAACGCTCGCCATTGGAGGCCTTTCAGGAGCTTTCACTGCTGACGCTAAGGAATCGCCTAAACAGAATAATGCTAAAATCAAAAACGTCATTTTTATGATTGGTGACGGAATGGGAGTATCCTATACCTCCGCTTACCGCTACTTAAAAGACGACCCGAACACTAAACTTGCTGAAGGAACTGAATTCGACAAATACCTTGTTGGCCAGCAGTCAACTTATGCAGAAGATCCTGAACAAAATATTACTGATTCTGCTTCCTCGGCCACTGCAATGTCTGCTGGTGTTAAAACATATAATGCGGCTATCGGTGTCGATAACGATAAATCCGATGTAAAAACAGTACTTGAATCCGCAAAAGAACAAGGGAAAGCGACCGGGCTCGTTGCTACCTCTGAAATCACCCACGCAACTCCTGCTTCTTTCGGAGCACATGATGAGAGCCGCAGAAACATGAATGCAATCGCAGAGGACTACTACGATGATTTAATTAACGGTGAACACAAGGTTGATGTCCTTCTTGGAGGAGGCACTGATCTCTTTGTTCAAGAAGACCGTAACCTAATTGAAGAATTCCAACACGATGGCTATAGCTTCGCTTCTACAAAAGAACAGCTGGCAAGCGATAATAATGAGAAAATACTTGGATTGTTTGCCCCTCGTGGACTTCCAAAAATGATTGACCGTACAGAGGATATTCCCTCTCTTGAAGAAATGACTAAGTCGGCAATTGAAAGATTGAACAAAGATAAAGACGGCTTCTTCCTGATGGTTGAAGGCAGCCAGATCGACTGGTCAGGTCACGATAATGATATCGTGGGTGCGATGAGTGAAATGGAAGACTACGAAAAAGCATTCAAGGCAGCGATTGATTTTGCCAAAAAGGATAAGCATACTCTTGTAATTGCTACTGCTGACCACTCAACTGGCGGCTATTCAATTGGGGCTGACGGAATTTACAACTGGTTCCCAGAACCAATTAAAGCCGCCAAACGCACACCAGACTTCATGGCAGCTGAAATTGCCGATGGTGCAGATATCGAAGAAACGCTTTCCAACTATATTGATTTAGAGTTGACTTCTGAAGAAATAGATTCAGTCAAAGCTGCTGCTCAAGGGGATGTAACAGAAATCGATAATGCTATTGAAGAAATCTTCAACAAGCGTTCACATACAGGCTGGACAACCAGCGGCCATACGGGTGAGGACGTTAACGTTTATGCATTTGGCCCAACACGTGAAGCTCTGTCCGGCAAGATTGAAAATACCGACCTTGCTAAACATGTATTCAGCATCCTGCAAAACGGGAATAAAGAAATTGTTATTGAAGATAAATAA
- a CDS encoding DUF4352 domain-containing protein, which translates to MRKLIFVVLLLSLLIGCNIDEYSNSSKIEKEQPIQKDRNEVTPSPRKSMNDYAPNPQVTDDRTLLSAGETFRDEKGAAKLLAYTKLDKGLTAGPIEMVLKEAKIIDYTPDYSLIDFYHSYTHEEQFTFLKIFVEIENKSNEILNFAPVSHIQSDTGEEKTWAEDIYLEELNGAIRPGEKKAGNIGFIVENSDINSIQVTTSKVLNQDEKETFEEQTVDFKF; encoded by the coding sequence ATGAGAAAGTTAATTTTTGTGGTACTCTTACTATCTTTGCTTATTGGGTGCAATATCGATGAATACTCCAACTCTTCAAAGATAGAAAAAGAACAACCGATTCAGAAAGACCGAAACGAAGTTACTCCCTCGCCTAGGAAGTCAATGAATGATTATGCACCTAACCCTCAGGTTACTGATGATCGAACATTGTTGAGTGCCGGTGAAACATTCAGGGATGAAAAAGGGGCCGCCAAACTACTTGCCTACACTAAATTAGATAAGGGCCTTACTGCAGGACCCATTGAAATGGTCCTAAAGGAAGCCAAAATTATTGATTACACTCCTGACTATAGCTTAATAGACTTTTACCACAGTTATACTCATGAAGAGCAATTTACGTTTCTGAAAATCTTTGTGGAAATAGAAAACAAGTCAAACGAAATACTGAATTTCGCTCCAGTTTCCCATATACAATCTGATACTGGTGAAGAAAAAACTTGGGCAGAGGATATATACTTAGAGGAACTGAATGGAGCAATTCGCCCTGGTGAAAAGAAAGCAGGAAATATTGGTTTTATCGTTGAGAACTCTGATATCAACTCTATCCAGGTTACAACCAGCAAAGTTCTCAATCAAGATGAAAAGGAAACCTTTGAAGAACAAACAGTGGATTTCAAATTTTAA